A genomic region of Colletotrichum destructivum chromosome 1, complete sequence contains the following coding sequences:
- a CDS encoding Putative quinoprotein alcohol dehydrogenase-like superfamily, translating into MHFSSVFKSSVRCAPSPDGNLIATLLFPASISLRSVESLETVHCIKLPPNLGPAYALRWSPSSRRILACYADQIHVYSASAPGYHAVIRNPATPNLKPTFVQFGSSDTEVFMCSSYGLKFSVFDLATGRTVEISNPKFHQAAVASRGFALRPGSAHLAILTRVAGKDIVGIQHPKTREVLRSWQPDTVDAQGLAWTPDGRWLVMWESAAQGHKILFYTPDGHLFKTWSGPSPVEDEDEHYDLGAGVRVCQLSPDGARMAVCDYTRTVRVIDTKTATESMRLDHPTAITPRETIQIWQEQIGNPQSGSHHSFSRATQSVSAPTRTANGGPDAKPAPTLSSFDASSGLLATTLEDWPSTVWVWDLASSELRAVLIFHSNIAGFSWHPTQREVLMVTNEGDSYAGLVFVWDPLSDGPRTVDFGARLPETKVMGKPQVSWLEWAGDAAILLLGDGRHHLLASVAGSEDSGAPWQDAQRNDLTMTTGKDDTQLSAPALDDFDEDLSGLDMSQVDDTFSFKKV; encoded by the exons ATGCACTTTTCAAGCGTCTTTAAAT CGTCGGTGCGCTGCGCCCCAAGTCCCGATGGCAACCTGATTGCAACACTGCTGTTTCCGGCCTCAATCAGTCTGCGATCCGTCGAATCCTTGGAGACGGTTCATTGCATCAAGCTGCCTCCCAACCTCGGCCCTGCCTATGCTCTGCGATGGTCTCCGTCTTCGCGCCGCATTCTCGCCTGCTATGCTGACCAGATTCACGTCtactcggcctcggcaccgggCTACCATGCCGTCATCCGCAACCCCGCAACCCCCAACTTGAAGCCTACATTTGTTCAGTTCGGCTCCTCCGACACCGAAGTCTTCATGTGCTCCTCGTACGGACTCAAGTTCTCCGTCTTTGACCTGGCGACCGGGAGAACAGTCGAGATCAGCAACCCAAAGTTCCACCAGGCTGCCGTGGCTTCACGGGGGTTTGCGTTGAGGCCCGGCTCGGCTCACCTGGCCATCCTCACCAGAGTGGCCGGCAAAGATATCGTCGGCATCCAGCACCCCAAGACGAGAGAGGTACTCCGGTCCTGGCAGCCTGACACCGTCGATGCTCAAGGCTTGGCCTGGACCCCGGACGGCCGCTGGCTCGTCATGTGGGAGTCGGCTGCTCAGGGTCACAAGATCTTGTTTTATACCCCGGACGGCCACCTCTTCAAGACGTGGTCTGGTCCCTcccccgtcgaggacgaagatgagcattacgacctcggcgccggcgtcaggGTCTGTCAACTCAGTCCGGATGGTGCCCGCATGGCTGTATGCGATTACACCCGTACCGTTCGTGTCATTGACACCAAGACCGCCACCGAGTCGATGAGGCTTGACCATCCTACAGCCATCACTCCGAGAGAGACCATTCAG ATCTGGCAAGAGCAAATCGGTAACCCCCAGTCGGGCTCCCACCACTCTTTTTCGAGAGCGACCCAATCCGTATCCGCTCCGACCCGTACAGCCAACGGAGGTCCCGATGCAAAGCCAGCCCCTACCCTTTCATCGTTCGATGCATCCTCGGGCCTCCTGGCTACGACGTTGGAAGACTGGCCAAGCACTGTTTGGGTCTGGGATCTGGCATCCTCCGAGCTCCGCGCCGTCTTGATCTTCCATAGCAACATTGCTGGTTTCTCCTGGCATCCGACGCAACGTGAGGTGCTGATGGTGACCAACGAAGGAGACAGCTACGCAGGCTTGGTGTTTGTTTGGGATCCCTTGTCCGATGGCCCAAGAACGGTAGACTTTGGCGCACGCCTGCCCGAGACAAAGGTGATGGGAAAACCGCAGGTCTCGTGGCTGGAGTGGGCGGGGGACGCCGCCATCCTTCTTTTGGGAGACGGTAGGCACCACCTTCTGGCCTCCGTTGCCGGATCCGAGGACTCGGGGGCTCCTTGGCAGGATGCCCAACGCAACGATTTGACCATGACCACGGGCAAAGACGATACTCAACTATCCGCCCCCGCATTAGACGacttcgacgaggacctgtCCGGTCTCGACATGTCCCAGGTCGACGacaccttctccttcaagAAAGTATGA